A DNA window from Camelina sativa cultivar DH55 chromosome 13, Cs, whole genome shotgun sequence contains the following coding sequences:
- the LOC104735993 gene encoding caffeoylshikimate esterase-like isoform X1, with the protein MGLHPISDANEHSPFGSLTADEFYAKHSVSHSSAFINNPRGLKLFTQWWSPLPPTKPIGIIAVVHGFTGESSWFLQLTSILFAKSGFITCAIDHQGHGFSDGLIAHIPDLNPVVDDCISFFDDFRSRQTPSDLPCFLYSESLGGAIALYISLRQRGVWDGLILNGAMCGISDKFKPPWPLEHLLFVVANLIPTWRVVPTRGSIPEVSFKEPWKRKLAMASPRRTVAKPRAATAYELIRVCKDLQERFEEVEVPFLIVHGGGDVVCDVACVEELHRRAISEDKTIKIYPELWHQMIGESEEKVDLVYGDMLSWLKTRAESAAERKARAAVDR; encoded by the coding sequence atgggtCTGCATCCAATCTCCGACGCCAACGAACACAGTCCCTTCGGATCTCTCACCGCCGACGAGTTCTACGCGAAACATTCAGTTAGCCACTCCTCAGCCTTCATCAACAACCCACGTGGTCTCAAACTCTTCACTCAATGGTGGTCTCCACTCCCTCCAACTAAACCAATCGGTATCATCGCCGTCGTTCACGGCTTCACCGGCGAGTCCAGCTGGTTCCTTCAGCTCACATCAATCCTTTTCGCTAAATCCGGTTTCATCACCTGCGCGATTGATCACCAAGGGCATGGATTCTCAGATGGACTCATCGCTCATATCCCTGACCTCAATCCCGTCGTCGACGACTGTATCTCCTTCTTCGATGACTTCCGTAGCCGTCAGACTCCGTCAGATCTGCCGTGTTTTCTCTACTCCGAGTCCTTAGGCGGCGCGATTGCTCTCTACATCTCGCTCCGTCAGAGAGGTGTTTGGGATGGACTTATCCTTAACGGAGCTATGTGCGGGATCAGCGATAAATTCAAACCGCCGTGGCCGTTGGAGCATTTGCTCTTCGTCGTCGCCAATCTCATCCCTACTTGGCGCGTTGTCCCCACGCGCGGTTCCATCCCTGAGGTTTCTTTCAAGGAGCCATGGAAGAGGAAGCTTGCGATGGCTAGCCCTAGGAGGACGGTGGCGAAACCACGCGCCGCCACTGCTTACGAGCTGATCCGTGTCTGTAAGGATCTGCAGGAGAGGTTTGAGGAGGTAGAGGTCCCGTTTCTGATCGTGCACGGAGGAGGCGACGTTGTCTGCGACGTGGCGTGCGTCGAGGAGCTTCATCGGAGAGCGATTAGCGAGGATAAGACGATCAAGATCTACCCTGAGCTGTGGCATCAGATGATTGGGGAATCGGAGGAGAAGGTCGATCTGGTTTACGGTGACATGCTGAGTTGGCTCAAGACACGAGCGGAAAGCGCCGCTGAGAGGAAGGCACGCGCCGCCGTTGACCGCTGA
- the LOC104735992 gene encoding protein phosphatase 2C 70 isoform X1, translated as MAMLEMNIIGLFMVLMLLLISLIILFACKPWRYLSRFRSSRFSSTFKLGDLQRPLISDDGNLIQGQTSEVTREYDLEGACYQNEGLLHSSLTEGRVYKQRLPSSSPHFTQGESFVLEVISEPSENALVGQTLKHPDEKGTLAEVQTYDWQDNRSQNLQHDLEKDRRTDLSPSFVKDQRSWMSLEVIAGPAIGLQHAVNSTSTSPVKLGRVSPADLVLKDSEVSGKHAQITWNSTKLKWELVDMGSLNGTLVNSRSVSHHDLGSRKWGNPVELASEDIITLGTTTKVYVRISSQNEFQIPFQIGVASDPMATRRGGRKLPMEDVFHYKWPLPGANKFGLFCVCDGHGGAEAAQTAIKIIPEILANILSDALRKEKVLSQRDASDVLRDVLANTEARMDDYQYEGCTATVLLVWKDDVGVFFAQCANLGDSACVIHLDGNYIQMTEDHRVISLSERKRFQEAGLSLRDEESRIFGINLARMLGDKFPKQQDSRFSAVPYISQPVRIDKSSKDVFALLASDGLWDVVSPKKAVQLVLQMREKESGTENIGEKIANGLLNEARAMRTKDNTSIIYLGFDTSL; from the exons ATGGCGATGTTAGAGATGAACATTATTGGGTTATTCATGGTTCTTATGTTGCTTCTCATCTCCCTCATCATCCTTTTCGCCTGCAAGCCATGGCGCTACCTTTCTCGTTTCCGATCCTCCCGTTTCTCTTCTACCTTCAAG TTGGGGGATTTGCAGAGACCCCTTATATCTGATGATGGGAATTTGATCCAAGGCCAAACCAGTGAGGTTACAAGGGAATATGATTTAGAGGGAGCTTGCTATCAAAATGAAGGGCTTTTGCATTCATCTCTGACCGAGGGACGTGTTTACAAACAAAGGcttccttcttcatctcccCATTTCACCCAAG GTGAAAGCTTTGTTCTAGAAGTAATTTCTGAACCTTCTGAAAATGCTTTGGTGGGCCAAACGCTAAAACATCCAGATGAGAAAGGTACTTTGGCAGAAGTGCAAACGTATGACTGGCAGGATAACAGAAGTCAAAATCTGCAACATGATCTGGAAAAGGATAGACGTACTGATCTTTCTCCTAGTTTCGTCAAAGATCAAa GAAGTTGGATGTCCCTGGAGGTCATTGCGGGTCCTGCCATTGGGCTTCAACATGCTGTGAACTCCACAAGTACCTCGCCAGTGAAACTTGGAAGGGTTTCTCCAGCTGATTTGGTATTGAAGGACTCAGAAGTTTCAGGGAAACATGCACAAATAACATGGAACTCTACT AAATTGAAATGGGAGCTGGTAGATATGGGTAGCCTAAATGGAACTCTCGTAAACTCTCGGTCAGTAAGTCATCATGATTTAGGCAGCCGGAAGTGGGGTAACCCTGTCGAGCTTGCAAGTGAAGATATAATAACTTTGGGAACTACTACAAAGGTCTAT GTCCGTATCTCGTCTCAGAATGAGTTTCAGATACCCTTCCAAATTGGTGTGGCCTCAGATCCCATGGCCACACGTCGAGGAGGCAGGAAACTTCCAATGGAAGATGTCTTTCATTACAAGTGGCCGCTTCCAGGGGCAAATAAG TTTgggctgttttgtgtttgtgatggaCATGGGGGAGCAGAGGCTGCTCAAACCGCAATCAA AATTATTCCTGAGATTCTGGCGAATATTTTATCAGACGCGCTGAGGAAGGAGAAAGTGTTATCACAACGGGATGCTTCTGACGTCCTTAGGGACGTGCTTGCTAACACAGAAGCTCGCATGGATGATTACCAATATGAG GGTTGTACAGCTACCGTTCTCTTGGTGTGGAAAGACGATGTAGGAGTTTTCTTCGCACAATGTGCCAATCTTGGGGATTCAGCATGTGTTATCCA TCTTGATGGGAATTATATACAAATGACTGAAGATCATCGAGTGATTAGCTTGTCCGAGAGAAAACGATTCCAAGAGGCAGGGCTGTCATTGAGAGATGAAGAGTCTCGGATCTTCG GTATAAACCTTGCAAGGATGCTTGGAGACAAATTTCCAAAACAGCAAGACAGCCGTTTCAGTGCAGTGCCATATATAAGCCAGCCTGTGCGTATTGATAAATCTAGCAAAGATGTGTTTGCTCTATTGGCTAG TGATGGGTTATGGGATGTGGTAAGTCCGAAGAAAGCTGTGCAGCTCGTACTTCAg atgagagagaaagagagcggGACAGAGAATATTGGAGAGAAGATAGCAAACGGTCTGCTGAATGAAGCCAGAGCGATGCGTACAAAGGACAACACCTCCATCATTTACTTAGGTTTCGATACTTCCCTGTaa
- the LOC104738050 gene encoding uncharacterized protein LOC104738050, translating to MGYEFYQRLNAQQIDTYGTCFPRGTPLDLRWCHPCVGYVKCNVNADWRNPDTLSGVSWIARDCRGRVLYHAREAFTESPNRIVAELRCILWAIQSLRDLRVGKVIISSDCQAAIAALNNPRYWPQYRRLLDEISRTARSLSFEFIAFEVVSCHSNTIARDIAYSVVKDGRYNSYLASDGPSWLSNRIRSEAQPRYVFRFIPYR from the exons ATGGGTTACGAGTTTT ATCAGAGGCTTAATGCGCAGCAGATAGATACGTATGGGACATGCTTTCCTCGTGGCACGCCCTTGGATCTCAGGTGGTGTCATCCATGTGTAGGATACGTTAAGTGTAATGTGAATGCTGATTGGAGAAATCCAGATACGTTGAGTGGGGTATCTTGGATTGCTCGTGATTGCAGGGGTAGGGTTCTATACCATGCAAGGGAGGCTTTTACGGAGTCACCGAACAGGATCGTTGCTGAGCTGCGGTGTATCTTGTGGGCGATTCAAAGCTTACGAGATCTTCGTGTGGGTAAGGTTATAATCTCATCGGATTGTCAAGCTGCGATCGCGGCCTTGAATAACCCGCGGTACTGGCCTCAGTATCGGCGATTGCTGGACGAGATTAGCAGAACTGCTCGATCATTATCATTTGAATTTATCGCTTTTGAGGTGGTGTCTTGTCACTCTAATACCATTGCAAGGGACATTGCGTATAGTGTTGTGAAGGATGGTCGTTACAATTCGTACCTTGCTTCGGATGGACCGAGTTGGCTTTCGAATCGAATACGCAGTGAGGCGCAACCTCGCTATGTGTTTAGGTTTATTCCCTATAGataa
- the LOC109124709 gene encoding protein phosphatase 2C 70-like: MTEDHRVISLSERKRFQEAGLSLRDEESRIFGINLARMLGDKFPKQQDSRFSAVPYISQPVRIDKSSKDVFALLASDGLWDVVSPKKAVQLVLQMREKESGTENIGEKIANGLLNEARAMRTKDNTSIIYLGFDTSL, translated from the exons ATGACTGAAGATCATCGAGTGATTAGCTTGTCCGAGAGAAAACGATTCCAAGAGGCAGGGCTGTCATTGAGAGATGAAGAGTCTCGGATCTTCG GTATAAACCTTGCAAGGATGCTTGGAGACAAATTTCCAAAACAGCAAGACAGCCGTTTCAGTGCAGTGCCATATATAAGCCAGCCTGTGCGTATTGATAAATCTAGCAAAGATGTGTTTGCTCTATTGGCTAG TGATGGGTTATGGGATGTGGTAAGTCCGAAGAAAGCTGTGCAGCTCGTACTTCAg atgagagagaaagagagcggGACAGAGAATATTGGAGAGAAGATAGCAAACGGTCTGCTGAATGAAGCCAGAGCGATGCGTACAAAGGACAACACCTCCATCATTTACTTAGGTTTCGATACTTCCCTGTaa
- the LOC104735992 gene encoding protein phosphatase 2C 70 isoform X2, protein MAMLEMNIIGLFMVLMLLLISLIILFACKPWRYLSRFRSSRFSSTFKLGDLQRPLISDDGNLIQGQTSEVTREYDLEGACYQNEGLLHSSLTEGRVYKQRLPSSSPHFTQGESFVLEVISEPSENALVGQTLKHPDEKGTLAEVQTYDWQDNRSQNLQHDLEKDRRTDLSPSFVKDQRSWMSLEVIAGPAIGLQHAVNSTSTSPVKLGRVSPADLVLKDSEVSGKHAQITWNSTKLKWELVDMGSLNGTLVNSRSVSHHDLGSRKWGNPVELASEDIITLGTTTKVYVRISSQNEFQIPFQIGVASDPMATRRGGRKLPMEDVFHYKWPLPGANKFGLFCVCDGHGGAEAAQTAIKIIPEILANILSDALRKEKVLSQRDASDVLRDVLANTEARMDDYQYEGCTATVLLVWKDDVGDFFAQCANLGDSACVIHLDGNYIQMTEDHRVISLSERKRFQEAGLSLRDEESRIFGINLARMLGDKFPKQQDSRFSAVPYISQPVRIDKSSKDVFALLASDGLWDVVSPKKAVQLVLQMREKESGTENIGEKIANGLLNEARAMRTKDNTSIIYLGFDTSL, encoded by the exons ATGGCGATGTTAGAGATGAACATTATTGGGTTATTCATGGTTCTTATGTTGCTTCTCATCTCCCTCATCATCCTTTTCGCCTGCAAGCCATGGCGCTACCTTTCTCGTTTCCGATCCTCCCGTTTCTCTTCTACCTTCAAG TTGGGGGATTTGCAGAGACCCCTTATATCTGATGATGGGAATTTGATCCAAGGCCAAACCAGTGAGGTTACAAGGGAATATGATTTAGAGGGAGCTTGCTATCAAAATGAAGGGCTTTTGCATTCATCTCTGACCGAGGGACGTGTTTACAAACAAAGGcttccttcttcatctcccCATTTCACCCAAG GTGAAAGCTTTGTTCTAGAAGTAATTTCTGAACCTTCTGAAAATGCTTTGGTGGGCCAAACGCTAAAACATCCAGATGAGAAAGGTACTTTGGCAGAAGTGCAAACGTATGACTGGCAGGATAACAGAAGTCAAAATCTGCAACATGATCTGGAAAAGGATAGACGTACTGATCTTTCTCCTAGTTTCGTCAAAGATCAAa GAAGTTGGATGTCCCTGGAGGTCATTGCGGGTCCTGCCATTGGGCTTCAACATGCTGTGAACTCCACAAGTACCTCGCCAGTGAAACTTGGAAGGGTTTCTCCAGCTGATTTGGTATTGAAGGACTCAGAAGTTTCAGGGAAACATGCACAAATAACATGGAACTCTACT AAATTGAAATGGGAGCTGGTAGATATGGGTAGCCTAAATGGAACTCTCGTAAACTCTCGGTCAGTAAGTCATCATGATTTAGGCAGCCGGAAGTGGGGTAACCCTGTCGAGCTTGCAAGTGAAGATATAATAACTTTGGGAACTACTACAAAGGTCTAT GTCCGTATCTCGTCTCAGAATGAGTTTCAGATACCCTTCCAAATTGGTGTGGCCTCAGATCCCATGGCCACACGTCGAGGAGGCAGGAAACTTCCAATGGAAGATGTCTTTCATTACAAGTGGCCGCTTCCAGGGGCAAATAAG TTTgggctgttttgtgtttgtgatggaCATGGGGGAGCAGAGGCTGCTCAAACCGCAATCAA AATTATTCCTGAGATTCTGGCGAATATTTTATCAGACGCGCTGAGGAAGGAGAAAGTGTTATCACAACGGGATGCTTCTGACGTCCTTAGGGACGTGCTTGCTAACACAGAAGCTCGCATGGATGATTACCAATATGAG GGTTGTACAGCTACCGTTCTCTTGGTGTGGAAAGACGATGTAGGAGATTTCTTCGCACAATGTGCCAATCTTGGGGATTCAGCATGTGTTATCCA TCTTGATGGGAATTATATACAAATGACTGAAGATCATCGAGTGATTAGCTTGTCCGAGAGAAAACGATTCCAAGAGGCAGGGCTGTCATTGAGAGATGAAGAGTCTCGGATCTTCG GTATAAACCTTGCAAGGATGCTTGGAGACAAATTTCCAAAACAGCAAGACAGCCGTTTCAGTGCAGTGCCATATATAAGCCAGCCTGTGCGTATTGATAAATCTAGCAAAGATGTGTTTGCTCTATTGGCTAG TGATGGGTTATGGGATGTGGTAAGTCCGAAGAAAGCTGTGCAGCTCGTACTTCAg atgagagagaaagagagcggGACAGAGAATATTGGAGAGAAGATAGCAAACGGTCTGCTGAATGAAGCCAGAGCGATGCGTACAAAGGACAACACCTCCATCATTTACTTAGGTTTCGATACTTCCCTGTaa
- the LOC104735993 gene encoding caffeoylshikimate esterase-like isoform X2, translating into MGLHPISDANEHSPFGSLTADEFYAKHSVSHSSAFINNPRGLKLFTQWWSPLPPTKPIGIIAVVHGFTGESSWFLQLTSILFAKSGFITCAIDHQGHGFSDGLIAHIPDLNPVVDDCISFFDDFRSRQTPSDLPCFLYSESLGGAIALYISLRQRGVWDGLILNGAMCGISDKFKPPWPLEHLLFVVANLIPTWRVVPTRGSIPEVSFKEPWKRKLAMASPRRTVAKPRAATAYELIRVCKDLQERFEEVEVPFLIVHGGGDVVCDVACVEELHRRAISEDKTIKIYPELWHQMIGESEEKVDLVYGDMLSWLKTRAESAAERKARAAVDR; encoded by the exons atgggtCTGCATCCAATCTCCGACGCCAACGAACACAGTCCCTTCGGATCTCTCACCGCCGACGAGTTCTACGCGAAACATTCAGTTAGCCACTCCTCAGCCTTCATCAACAACCCACGTGGTCTCAAACTCTTCACTCAATGGTGGTCTCCACTCCCTCCAACTAAACCAATCGGTATCATCGCCGTCGTTCACGGCTTCACCGGCGAGTCCAGCTGGTTCCTTCAGCTCACATCAATCCTTTTCGCTAAATCCGGTTTCATCACCTGCGCGATTGATCACCAAGGGCATGGATTCTCAGATGGACTCATCGCTCATATCCCTGACCTCAATCCCGTCGTCGACGACTGTATCTCCTTCTTCGATGACTTCCGTAGCCGTCAGACTCCGTCAGATCTGCCGTGTTTTCTCTACTCCGAGTCCTTAGGCGGCGCGATTGCTCTCTACATCTCGCTCCGTCAGAGAGGTGTTTGGGATGGACTTATCCTTAACGGAGCTATGTGCGGGATCAGCGATAAATTCAAACCGCCGTGGCCGTTGGAGCATTTGCTCTTCGTCGTCGCCAATCTCATCCCTACTTGGCGCGTTGTCCCCACGCGCGGTTCCATCCCTGAGGTTTCTTTCAAG GAGCCATGGAAGAGGAAGCTTGCGATGGCTAGCCCTAGGAGGACGGTGGCGAAACCACGCGCCGCCACTGCTTACGAGCTGATCCGTGTCTGTAAGGATCTGCAGGAGAGGTTTGAGGAGGTAGAGGTCCCGTTTCTGATCGTGCACGGAGGAGGCGACGTTGTCTGCGACGTGGCGTGCGTCGAGGAGCTTCATCGGAGAGCGATTAGCGAGGATAAGACGATCAAGATCTACCCTGAGCTGTGGCATCAGATGATTGGGGAATCGGAGGAGAAGGTCGATCTGGTTTACGGTGACATGCTGAGTTGGCTCAAGACACGAGCGGAAAGCGCCGCTGAGAGGAAGGCACGCGCCGCCGTTGACCGCTGA
- the LOC104735989 gene encoding protein FANTASTIC FOUR 3-like — translation MGTVVYQQGFQSQLNEPRALRLRLSSPNPHFFQPFGLALKSPSLDSPNAEDTRNLNDDKPAASLGPDSSDWSFLQSLSSGSSSSKTTNSEKEKTYVQRPSSCRALSDQSLALCTENLGSESGSDVTDVDDLFSIDVQTKNLGETTVTTETRALKSRKRNVSPSDLPPPLTTMRGFQSIQMRPHRENGRLVMTATNAPPSNRCFQADRSNGRLRLSILKDSDEFVENEEETIEPEETEEYEEEENEEEVEEEDEVMGIENIQRSRRCAEGKQGNRGLLNWESFCVATS, via the coding sequence ATGGGAACTGTTGTCTATCAACAAGGGTTTCAGTCTCAACTTAACGAGCCTAGGGCTTTAAGGCTTAGGCTATCTTCACCAAATCCTCACTTCTTTCAACCCTTTGGTTTAGCTCTCAAGTCTCCTTCACTTGACTCCCCTAATGCAGAGGACACCCGAAACCTTAACGATGACAAACCAGCTGCTTCCTTGGGCCCTGACTCAAGTGACTGGAGCTTTCTCCAGTCCCTATCATCTGGCTCATCCTCCTCAAAGACGACGAACTCTGAGAAAGAGAAGACTTATGTTCAACGTCCGTCTTCTTGTAGAGCTCTAAGCGACCAGAGCTTAGCATTGTGCACTGAGAATCTCGGAAGCGAATCTGGCTCTGATGTTACAGATGTCGATGATTTGTTCTCGATTGACGTGCAGACCAAGAATCTCGGAGAAACAACAGTAACAACGGAGACAAGAGCGTTAAAAAGTAGGAAAAGGAATGTGAGCCCTAGTGATCTCCCACCTCCTTTGACCACTATGAGAGGGTTTCAAAGCATTCAAATGAGACCACACCGTGAAAACGGAAGATTGGTCATGACCGCCACAAACGCGCCACCTAGTAACCGGTGCTTTCAAGCTGACCGGAGCAATGGTCGTCTCCGTCTCTCTATCTTAAAAGACTCAGATGAGTTTGTAGAGAACGAAGAAGAGACTATTGAGCCTGAAGAAACCGAAGAAtacgaggaggaggagaatgaagaagaagtagaagaagaagatgaagtgatGGGCATTGAGAATATTCAAAGATCAAGAAGATGCGCTGAAGGCAAACAGGGAAACAGGGGATTGCTAAATTGGGAATCTTTTTGCGTTGCTACTTCCTAA
- the LOC104735995 gene encoding putative methyltransferase C9orf114, which yields MGKKNKRSQDDVPELEPEPELTTRIDGDCNKKVKKKKKKKKKRSHEDTETEPEQKVSLDGDTKKEKKKKKKSQEEEPELVSEQSKTQEEEKGNVEEGRATVSIAIAGSIIHNTQSLELATRLAGQIARAATIFRIDEIVVFDNKSSSEIEAAATNPSDSNESGASFLVRILKYLETPQYLRKSLFPKQNDLRYVGMLPPLDAPHHLRKHEWEQYREGVTLNEKAPNSEGTMVDVGLSKSVVVDQVLSPGIRVTVAMGTNPDLDLVRQIVPPSKPREEAGMYWGYKVRYASQLSSVFKECPFQGGYDYLIGTSEHGVVISSSELKIPTFRHLLIAFGGLAGLEESIEDDNQYKGKNVREVFDIYLNTCPRQGSRTIRAEEAMFISLQYFQEPINRAVTRL from the exons ATgggaaagaagaacaagagaagtCAAGACGACGTTCCTGAGTTGGAACCGGAACCAGAGCTTACGACCAGGATTGACGGAGATTGTAataagaaggtgaagaagaagaagaagaagaagaagaagagaagccatgAAGATACGGAGACAGAACCGGAGCAAAAGGTGAGCCTCGACGGAGAcacgaagaaggagaagaagaagaagaagaaaagccaaGAGGAAGAGCCGGAGCTTGTGTCGGAGCAATCGAAAACACAAGAAGAGGAAAAGGGTAATGTAGAAGAAGGCAGAGCCACTGTAAGCATAGCCATAGCTGGTTCAATCATCCACAACACTCAATCACTCGAGCTCGCCACACGC CTCGCCGGCCAAATAGCTCGTGCAGCCACAATTTTCCGAATCGACGAG ATCGTAGTGTTTGACAATAAGAGCAGCTCAGAAATCGAAGCTGCTGCTACGAATCCTTCTGATAGCAATGAAAGTGGTGCTTCCTTTCTTGTTCGTATCTTGAAGTATCTAGAGACACCACAATATTTGAGGAAATCTCTCTTCCCTAAGCAAAATGATCTTAGATATGTG GGTATGTTGCCACCTCTTGATGCTCCTCACCATTTGCGTAAGCACGAATGGGAACAATACCGTGAAG GCGTGACGCTGAATGAAAAGGCTCCAAACTCTGAGGGTACAATGGTTGATGTGGGTTTAAGCAAG agtgttgttgttgatcaagTGCTTAGTCCAGGAATAAGAGTTACAGTAGCCATGGGAACCAACCCCGATTTAG ATTTGGTACGCCAGATTGTTCCGCCCTCTAAGCCAAGGGAAGAAGCAGGAATGTATTGGGGATACAAAGTACGATATGCATCACAATTAAGTTCAGTGTTCAAGGAATGCCCTTTCCAG GGTGGATACGATTATTTGATTGGTACCTCGGAGCACGGCGTGGTAATTAGTTCATCAGAGCTGAAAATACCAACGTTTAG GCACTTATTGATTGCATTTGGTGGACTTGCTGGGCTTGAAGAAAGTATTGAAGATGACAATCAGTATAAG GGGAAAAACGTTCGAGAGGTTTTTGATATATACTTGAATACTTGTCCACGTCAAGGAAGCAGAACCATCAGAGCAGAG GAGGCGATGTTTATATCACTTCAATACTTCCAAGAACCCATCAACAGGGCAGTGACAAGACTTTAA